TATGTAGTGCCTGTTCTGGCCCCTTCGCGGGCAAGCACGCTCCCACAGGTACTGCACCGTTTTGCAGGTGGGTGCATACCTGTGGGAGCGGGCTTGCCCGCGAAGGGGCCGGTACGGGTATGATGCCCGCCTTTTCTTACGCATGTGTTATCCCGCCAACCATGAGCAAACGCGAACCCGCCATCTATAAAGTGATCTTCCTCAATCAGGGGCAGGTCTTCGAGATGTATGCCAAGCAGATCTATCAGAGCGACCTGTGGGGCTTTCTGGAAATCGAGGAGTTCGTCTTCGGCGAGCGCACCCAGGTGGTGGTCGACCCCAGTGAAGAAAAGCTCAAGAGCCAGTTCGAGGGTGTGATCCGCAGTTTCGTGCCCATGCACTCGATCGTGCGTATCGACGAGGTCGAGCGCCTGGGTACGGCGAAGATCAGCGAGGCCAAGGGCGGCGGCAATGTGATGCCGTTCCCCATGCCGATGCCGGAGAAGTAGGGCGTTTCAGGGGAGTGGCGAGAACGGCGTACGGCCTTCGGCGTTTTGCAGTTCGAGCAGGTATTTGCGGAAGATCTGGCCAAGCACCTGGGTCGCGTGCTCCAGTTCGTCGCGGGGCATTTGCTCGGTGACTTCGTCAGCCATGTCCAGCGCATCCTCGGCGCCGTTGACTGCAGCCATTTTCAGCAGAATGTAGGCCTGCACATTGTTGGCCTTGACCCCTTCGCCGCGGAAGAACATGGCGCCAAGGCGGTATTGGGCCTCGGCATGGCCTTGCAGCGAGGCCTTCTGGAACCAGTTCAGGGCCTTGTTCAGGTCTTTCGGTGTCTGGGTGTAGTAGTACTCGCCCAGTTCGAATTGCGCCTGGGCATCCCCCGTCGTCGCCGTCTGCTCACAGGCCTTGAGGGCATTGGCGAGGTCTTCTGGCTGAACATTCAGGGTGCAGCGGCCCGTCGCTGGAATCAGCAACGAGTTACCACCCTCCGCCAGGGCCAGCAGGGGCTGAAGAAGCAACAGGCAGCCCAGGGTCAGGGCGCGGCCGGTGCGGTTCATGGGGATCGACTTACCTCTGCAAAGCTGCGGCCAATGTCTCTGGTGGCACATTATGGGATAAGCAGCGCCAACCTTACAAAGTTTTACTCGAATTTATGTCTGGTTGGGGAAGTCAGCTGATTGTGAGGGGTTATTTATCTCCTGTAACGGCCCTTTCGCGGGGTAAACCCGCTCCCACAGGGACCGCACCATTTTCAAGGCCGGTGCGGCACCTGTGGGAGCGGGTTTACCCGCGAAGAGGCCGGTACAGACTCGGCATTACTTCAGGGCTGCAAAGGCCTTCTCAGCCGCATCCAAGGTGATCTGCAGCTCCTTGTCGCCGTGGGCAATGGAGGTGAAGCCCGCCTCGAATGCGCTTGGCGCCAGGTACACGCCGCCGTCCAGCATCAGGTGGAAGAAGCGCTTGAAGCGATCGGCATCGCTGGCCATCACGTCGTCGAAGGTGACGATGTCGTCGGCACCGCTGAAGTACAGGCCGAACATGGCACCTGCCTGCGTGGTGACGAACGGCACGCCAGCAGCATCGGCGCGTTGTTGCAGGCCGTCGAGCATGCGGCTGGTGAAGTCGGTCAGTTCGGCGTGGAACCCTGGGCGGCTGATCAGCTTCAGGGTGGTCAGGCCAGCGGCCATGGCCAGCGGGTTACCCGACAGGGTGCCGGCCTGGTAGACCGGGCCGAGCGGGGCGATGCAGCCCATGATTTCGCGCTTGCCGCCAAAACAGCCGACCGGCATGCCGCCGCCGACGATCTTGCCGAAGGTCGACAGGTCAGGGGTGATGCCGTAGTGGCCTTGGGCGCCGCCGAGCGAGACGCGGAAACCGGTCATTACTTCGTCGAAGATCAACACCACGCCATGCTTGTCGCACTGCTCGCGCAGGCCTTCGAGGAAGCCTGGCGCTGGCGGTACACAGTTCATGTTGCCGGCTACTGGCTCGACAATGATACAGGCCACGGTCTGGCCGACGTCGGCCAGGGTTTTTTCGACGGCGGCAATGTCGTTGAACGGCAGGGTCAGGGTGTGTTTGGCGAAGTCCGCCGGCACGCCCGCCGAGCTTGGCACACCTTGGGTCAGCAGGCCGGAGCCGGCTTTCACCAGCAGGCTGTCGGAGTGACCGTGGTAGCAGCCTTCGAACTTGATGATGGCGTCGCGGCCGGTGTAGCCACGGGCCAGGCGGATGGCGCTCATGGTGGCTTCGGTGCCGGAGCTGACCATGCGCACCATCTCCATGGATGGCACGATCGAGCAGACCAGGTCAGCCATCTCGGTTTCCATGGCGGTCGGGGCGCCATAGGAAAGGCCGTGTTCGAGTTGCTTGCGTACCGAGTCCAGCACCTCTGGATGGCCGTGGCCGAGAATCATCGGGCCCCAGGAACCGACATAATCGACGTAACGCTTGTCGTCCTCGTCAACGACGTAGGCGCCTTCGGCATGCTTGAAGAACAGCGGCGTGCCGCCGACGCTCTTGAAAGCGCGGACCGGCGAGTTGACGCCACCCGGGATGTGCTTCTGGGCTGCGGCGAACAGGGCTTCGGAACGGGACATGGAAAGTTCTCTCGAATCAGGAAACGAACAGGGCGTTGAAGGCACGGGCGCGGCGGGTGACTTCCTGCGCGCTATCGGTACCAAACAGGCCGTGGATCACTGCCAGCAGGTCGGCGCCATGGGCAACCAACGGGGCAGCGTTGTCGAGGGTGACGCCGCCGATCACGGCGATCGGCAGTTTGACCTGGGCGCGGGCCTGCTCCAGCAGGTCGAGGCTGGCAGCCGGTGCGCCCGGTTTGGTCACGGAGTTGAAAAAGCGGCCGAAGGCCACGTAGCTGGCGCCTTCGCTGGCGGCCTGGCGGGCCAGGTCGAGCTGGGCGTGGCAGGTCGAGCCGATGATCGCGTTGCGGCCGAGCAGGGCGCGGGCCGGGGTGAGTGGGCCGTCGGTTTGGCCCAGGTGCACGCCGACGCCCAGGCGCGCGGCCAGTTCGGCGTCATCGTTGATGATCAGCTGAGTATCGTAACGCTCGCAGAGCCGCATCAGTGCCTCGGCTTCGCGCAGGCGCTGGGCCGCGTCGTCACTTTTGTCGCGGTACTGCAGCAGGCACACGCCGCCATCCAGGGCCGCCTCGACATGGGACAGGAAACGGCCGGCGAGCAGCTGGCTGTCGGTGATTGCATACAGACCGCGTAGCTTCATCTGAAGGCCTCGTATCAGGAACAGAAGTCCAGGGGCAGGCGGCGCGGGACGAACTGTCCCTTGCCCAGTTGCTCGGCGTCACGCAGGGTGCGCCAGGTGTATTCGAGCGCACTGCGCACGGCACTTTGCAGCGCTTCGCCCAAGGCCAGTCGGCCCGCCAGGGCGCTGGCCAGGGTGCAGCCCGAACCGTGATAGCTGCCTGGCAGGCGCTGGCAGGTCCAGGTATGGCGCTGGCCATCGCGGCTGTACAGGCGGTTGTGGATTTCGTCTTCGTCGCCGTGACCACCGGTAATCAACAGGTGTCTACAGAACGGCAACAGTTTCTCGGCACACTCGTCCGCCGTGCCGTCCGGCAGCTCGGCGAGAATGCGCGCTTCCGGCAGGTTCGGCGTGGCAATGGTCGCCAGCGGCAGCAGGCGTTCGCGCACGGCATAGCCGACCTCGTCCTTGCCCAGGCGGCCACCGCCACCGGCTCGCAGCACCGGGTCGCAGACCAGCGGCAGGTGCGGGTGGGCGGCCAGCAGTTCGGCGACGGTGTCGACCATGTCGAGGGAGCCGAGCATGCCAAGCTTGACGGCGGCGACCGTGGAGTCGGCCAGCACGGCGTTGGCCTGGGCCAGCACCCACTCGCGGTCGAGCACGCGGAAGTCGGAAACGTTGACGGTATCCTGGACGGTCAGGGCAGTCACCGCAGGTGCGGCGTGACAGCCTTGGGCGATCAGGGCTTCGATATCTGCCTGCAAGCCGGCGCCGCCACTGGGGTCGTGGCCGGAGAGACAGAGGACAACGGGGCGGGAGCTGTAGGTATTCATGGGCGGCGAGCTTACCACCAAACCCAATTGTGGGGATCGTCCTACAAACGTGTTTTGTTGATCAACTGGTCAGATTGTTGCGTGTGAAACTTCTGAAAGTACTGATTTAGAGCCATTAGACCATGATTCAAGGTGGCCGATTGCCAGGTGGGGAAGCTATGCTAGAGTGCTCGGATAACTCGACAAACGGGTTCTGCCGGATTACGTCGTCTCAAACGGATGGGAGGCAACCGCGACGCGACCGGACAGGCCATGCTGGGGCTGTATGCGCTATTTGCTGATTGTGCTTCTGGGCTTGTTGCCCGTGCTGGCCGGAGCGGTCGATTTCGACGACGCTACCCGGCATCTTCCATTGGGCAAGGCCATGCAGGTTTACGAAGACCTCGATGGCAGTGCCAGCATCGCCCAGGTCAGTGCCCCCGGGTTCGTCAAATCCTTCCGCCCCCACCATGAAGACGTGCTGAACGCCGGTTATTCCACCTCGGTGTTCTGGCTGAAGATTGACCTGCGTTACCTGCCGTCGGCCACTGCCACCCCCCGCCAATGGCTGCTGGAACTGGCCTACCCACCCCTGGACCACCTCGAGTTGTACCTGCCCGACAGCGCCGGTACCTACCGGCTGGCCCAGCGCACGGGCGACGCTTTGCCTTACGCCACCCGGCAGATCCGGCAGAACAACTACCTGTTCGAGTTGCCGCTGCCCCCAGGCCAGGCGACCACCGTCTACCTGCGTTTGCACAGCCAGGGCTCGGTGCAGGCACCGCTGGCGTTATGGTCGGCCGAGGCCTACATGGAGGACCAGCCCACGCGCCTGTACGTACTGGGCATGATCTACGGCGTGTTGCTGGTGATGCTGGTGTACAACCTGTTCATCTACCTCAGCGTGCGGGATGTCAGCTACCTCTACTACATCCTCTACATCGCCTCGTTCGGCCTGTATCAGGTTTCGGTGAACGGTGCGGGGGTCGCCTACTTCTGGCCGGACAGCCCCTGGTGGGCGAATGCCTCGACGCCGCTGTTCATTGGCGCTGCCGGTTTGTTCGGCTGCCAGTTTGCCCGGCATTTCCTGCAACTGGGCAAAATCAGCCGTGGCTTCGACCGGTTGTTGCAGCTGTTGATGCTGGGGGGCGGGCTGGTGATGGTACTGGCCGTGAGCATGCCTTATGGCATCGCCCTGCGCATGGCCACGGTGCTGGCGTTGCTGTTCACCGTCAGCATCTTTGCCGCTGGCGTGTATGCCTGGTCGCGCGGTTTGCGGGTGGCGCGCTGGTTCATTATCGCCTGGTCGGCGTTTTTGCTGGGCGGGTTGGTCAACACCTTGATGGTGCTGGGTTACCTGCCGAACGTGTTCATCACCATGTATGCCAGCCAGTTGGGCTCGGCGCTGGAGGTGGCGCTGCTGTCGCTGGCGCTGGCCGACCGTATCAACAGCCTGCGCGAGCAGCAGGCGCAGACCCTGCGTGAAACCGGGCGAACACTGGAGCAGTTGAACCTGCAGCTGGCCAGGAGCAACCGCTTGAAGGATGAGTTCCTGGCCACGGTCACCCATGAGCTGCGCACCCCGATGAATGGTGTGATCGGTTCGCTGGAGCTGATGCGCACGCTGCCCATGGATGCCGAAATGGCCCAGTACCATCGTACGGCGGTCGGTTCGTCCCAGGGCATGATGGACATGGTCGACGACATCCTCACCCTCTCCGAACTGCAGGGCGGTCGTCTGCGTGCGCAACCTGCGCCTTTCAGCCTGCGCAGCATGCTGCAGGGCTTGCGTGCCGCGCATGCCGGCCAGGCGCTGGGCAAAGGGTTGTACCTGAGCCTGGACATACCTGCCGATCTGCCCGACGCGCTGCTGGGTGATGCGCAAAAGCTCACCCGCTGCCTGGGGTGCCTGCTGGACAACGGCCTGAAGTTCACCGATCAAGGCGGGGTCATGCTGCAGGTGCGCGGTCGTCGTCAGGGGCCGGACAACCTGGCACTCACCTTTACGGTCAGTGACAGTGGCATCGGCTTCGATGACCTCGACCAGGCGACCCTGTATCAGCGCTTCTACCAGGTCGATGGCTCGATGACCCGGCGTTATGGTGGGCTGGGCATCGGCTTGTCGATTTGCCGGCAGATGGGGGAGTTGCTGGGGGCTCGGTTGTCGCATGAGTCGACGCGGGGGTTGGGTAGCCGGTTCGAGTTGAGTTTGAACGTGGAGATTTCGCAGGTGCAGATGAGCCCGAGTATCCTGCAGACGCGGCGTTCGCTTTGAAGGCATAGCCTTTGGTAAGGGCTGACAGGTGTTTGCCACAACACATTCAGCGCCTGGCGTCCCCCTGTCAGCCCTGATACCCCCCTATACCATGCGCTCCCCGCCTCATATTTAGTCATTAATGTCACTTTGACTGACCCACAGGGAATGCTTCACTGGGACTTTCAGGCCTGCCCGGATCCAGGAGCTCTCAATGAACCTGCACCAGTACGCTGAAACCCACGAAGTCACCAACCAGCCTCCGTCCCTCGACGGCGCCAACCTGTACCGCCTTGATCTGCCATTGCAGGAGTGGTCGCGGCGCTTTGGCGCTGGCTGGGCCGAATCGCGGATCGATGCTTACGGTGCCTTGGCCGGCGGGCCGCTGATGGCTGCGGGCTTTTTGGCTAACGCGCACAAACCGGAATTCAGCAGCCACGACCGCTATGGCCATCGTATCGACCTGGTCGAGTTTCACCCGGCCTATCACGAACTGATGCGCACCGCAGTCGAACATGGCCTGCCCTCGTTGCCGTGGGCCGAACCCCGCCCCGGTGCGCATGTGGCGCGCGCGTCGATGACCTACCTGCACAGCCAGGCCGAAGCCGGCACGGGCTGCCCGCTGACCATGACCTTTGCCGCGGTGCCGGCGCTCAGGTTGCAGCCGGAGCTGGCTGAATACTGGCTGCCGAAGGTGCTGGCGCGTGAATACGACCCGCGCAATATCGGCGACCGGCACAAGGCTGGGGTCACCCTCGGCATGGCCATGACCGAGAAGCAGGGTGGCACCGACGTGCGTGCCAATACCACACGGGCCTACCCGGTGGGGGCACCTGGGCCAGGCCAGGCCTATGAACTGGTCGGGCACAAGTGGTTTTGCTCGGCGCCCATGTGCGATGCCTTTCTGACACTGGCCCAGACCGAAAAAGGCCTGAGCTGCTTTCTGTTGCCCCGCCACCGCCCGGATGACAACCGCAACCAGTTCTATATCCAGCGGTTGAAGAACAAGTTGGGCAACAGCTCCAATGCGTCCAGCGAAGTGGAGTTCCGTGGCGCTCTGGCGTGGATGGTGGGCGATGAAGGGCGTGGTGTACCGACCATTATCGAAATGGTGGCCATGACCCGTTTCGACTGCATGGTCGGCTCCAGTGCCCTGATGCGCCAGGCCCTGACCCAGGCCGCCCACCACTGCGCGTACCGCAAGGTCGGCGGCCGGGTGCTGAACGAGCAGCCGTTGATGCAGAACGTGCTCGCCGACCTGGCGCTGGAAAGCGAGGCCGCGTTGGCCCTGAGCCTGCGCATGGGGCAGGCCCTGGAGCAGCTCGATGATCCACAGCAGGCACACTTTGCCCGGCTGGTCACGGCGGTGGGCAAGTACTGGATCTGCAAACGCGCCCCGGCCATGATCAACGAGGCCGCCGAATGCCTGGGCGGGGCCGGGTATGTCGAAGACAGCATCCTGCCACGGTTGTACCGCGAGGCGCCGGTCAACTCGACCTGGGAAGGCTCAGGCAATGTGCAGTGCCTGGATGTGCTGCGGGCCTTGTCCAAGGAGCCTGGGGTGCTCGATGCCTTGTTTGCCGAACTGGGTGATGGCCATGGCGACCCTCGATTGGCCGCGCACATTGGCAACCTCAAGGGGGCGTTTGCCGATACGGCGGACATCCAGTATCGCGCCCGTCAGTTGACCGAGGATATTGCTCTGGCGCTGCAGGCCAAGCTGCTGCTGGAGGCGGGTAATACGGTAGTCAGCGATGCGTTCATCGGCAGCCGCCTGGCCGGTGGTGGTCGGGCCTATGGGGCGTTGCCACGGGGTGTGGATGTGCAGGCACTGGTGGCAAGGGCCACGCCGGTCTGGCAACGCTGATCAATGGGGATGTAATTACCCTCGAAGGCAGGCAAGATGGTCCACATGCATGTCCAGACAGGAAGCACAGTGTGAGCCACGCTTTTGTAGTCGTTGATACCCCAGAACAGGCCGTCGACCGTCTGGCGGCCCTGCATGCTCAGGCCACCGGTGCCCTCAGCCAGGCCCTCAAGCAATACCTGAAAGACCGAACCGAACCGGACGCCGAAGCGCGGGGGCTGTTCCGTTATCCCGCGCTGCGCCTGACCTACTACAGCCAGGGTGAGGTCGCGGCCACCACACGTGCCTACGCCAAGGTCCAGGTAGCCGGCACCTACAGCGTCACCGTCACCCAGCCCGCCGCCTTCCGTGGCTACCTGCTGGAGCAACTGCGCCCCCTGATGCACGACTACACCGTGACGGTGGAAGTGGGTGTCAGCGAGCAGAACATTCCGTACCCCTACGTGGTCGATCAGGGCGACGAACTGGCCGGCAGTGGCATCACCGCTGCGCAACTGGCGCGGGTGTTCCCCAGCACCGACCTGTCGGCAGCCACCGACAATATCGCCGATGGCCTGTACGACTGGGACAGCACCGAAACCCTGCCGCTGGCGTTGTTCGATGCGGCGCGTGTGGACTTCTCGCTGCGCCGCCTGGTGCACTACACCGGTAGCGACTGGCGGCATGTGCAGCCTTGGATCCTGCTGACCAACTACCACCGCTATGTTGACCAGTTCATCAGCCATGGCCTTGAGCAACTGCGTGACGACCCGCGCTTCGTACGCATGGTGCTGCCGGGCAACGTGTTGATCGAAAAAGGCATGGACCATGGCGAAACCCAGGCCCTGGTGGCCAGTGTGGTATGGCACCGTTATCAGATGCCGGCCTACCACCTGATCGCCGCCGACGGTGACGGCGTAACCTTGGTCAACATCGGCGTCGGCCCTTCCAATGCCAAGAACATCACCGACCACCTGGCCGTGCTGCGCCCGCACTGCTGGCTGATGATCGGCCACTGTGGCGGCCTGCGTCAGTCGCAGACTATCGGTGACTACGTGCTGGCGCATGCCTACATGCGGCGTGACGGTATTCTCGATCGTGTGGTGCCGCCGAACATTCCCATCCCGGCCTTGGCCGAGGTGCAGATGGCCCTCCAGGAAGCTGCGGCACAAGTGACCGGCGAGCGTGGCGAAGAGCTGAAAAAGCGCCTGCGCACGGGCACCGTGCTGACCTACGACGACCGTAACTGGGAACTGCGCTGGGCCCAGGAGCGGCCATTGATCAACCTGTCACGTGCGGTGGCGGTGGACATGGAGAGTGGCACCATTGCCGCCCAGGGCTACCGGCTGCGGGTTCCGTATGGCACCTTGCTGTGTGTCTCCGACAAGCCGCTGCACAGCGAGATCAAGCTGCCGGGTTCGGCCAACGCGTTCTACAACCGGGCGGTCAGCCAGCACTTGAAGATCGGCATTGCCGCACTCGACCTGCTACGTACCGAGCTCAATTCGTTGCACTCGCGTAAACTGCGCAGCTTCGATGAGCCGCCGTTCCGCTGAGGATCCATGCCCCTGCCACCCCGTTCCAAGCCGCGCCGCCCCCAGGCGCGGCCTGCCGACCCGCGTCGCCAGCCCAAGGCGCCGCCGGCCGAGCCGCGCCTGATCCTGTTCAACAAGCCGTTCGACGTGCTGACCCAGTTCAGCGATGGCGAGGGGCGCGCGACCCTCAAGGACTTCATCGACATTCCGGGTGTTTATCCGGCGGGGCGGCTGGACCGTGACAGCGAAGGCCTGCTGTTGCTGACCAACGATGGCGGCCTGCAGGCGCGCATCGCCGACCCCAAGCACAAGCTGGCCAAAACTTACTGGGTACAAGTGGAAGGTGAGCCGAGCGACGAGCAGCTGCAACGCCTGCGCGAGGGCGTAGAGCTGAACGATGGGCCGACCTTGCCGGCTGAAGCTCGCCGCCTGGAAGACCCCGAGCTGTGGCCGCGCAACCCGCCGGTGCGCTTTCGCAAGAGCGTGCCGACCAGCTGGCTGGAGCTGGTGATCCGCGAAGGGCGTAACCGACAGGTGCGACGGATGACGGCGGCGGTAGGGTTGCCTACTTTGCGCCTGGTGCGGGTGCGGATTGGTGACTGGACGCTGGAGGGGCTGGAGCAGGGCTGTTGGCGCGAAGTCCCGGCCAAGCTGCGCAGATAGCTGGAAAACCTAGCAACTTGCCCAAATCCCTGCAGAGAACACTGGTCATTGTGGGAGCGGGCTTGCCCCGCGAATGAGGCCACGCGGCGCATGGCACCGGCTTCGCCGGTGGTGGCGGGCCAAGCCCGCTCCCACAGAGTCGCTGCTAAATCAATGAGTTAAGTTTTGTTCTAGGAGAGTGGGCTTGCCCGTGCCTGGCAGTTACACCCCTTCCAGAAACGCCACCACCACGCTCTTGATGATAAAGGCCAATACCCCAAGCCCCAGCACGAAGAACAGGATCATGGTGCCAAACCGCCCGGCCTTGGACTTCTTCGCCAGGTCCCAGACGATAAAGCCCATGAAACCGATCAACACGGTGACGAGGATGATCATCATCCATTCTTCGAATACGGCGGGATCCATCAGTGTTCTCCAGGCAGGCTGAGCGCTCGATCATACGCCGGGCGCCCAAGTATTCAACGCAGGTGGGTCAATGGCAGCTCGGTACTGGCCAGTACCTGGTTCAGCACGAAGCTCGAACGCACGCTGGTGACGCCTTCGATACGGGTCAGGCTGCCGAGTAGCAGTTTCTGGTAGTGGTCCATGTCTGGCACCACTACCTTGAGCTGGTAGTCGGCGTCCATACCGGTGACCAGGCTGCATTCGAGCACCTGCGGTAGGTTGCGGATGGCGGCCTCGAAGGTCTCGAAGCGCTCCGGGGTGTGGCGGTCCATGCCGATCAGTACATAGGCGGTCAGGCTCAGCCCCAGCTTCTTGCGATCGAGCAGGGCAACCTGACGCGAGATGTAGCCGTCGTCCTCCAGTTGCTTGACCCGACGCGAGCACGGCGAAGGCGACAAGCCGATGCGTTCGGCCAGCTCCTGGTTGGAAATGCGCGCATCGCGCTGCAGTTCGGCAAGAATGCTCAGGTCGTAGCGGTCAAGTTTGCTCATGGAATATGCCTTTTCTGTTCCGATTGCGGTGAATTATCAATCTACGATGAAAAATTGCGCAAGTGCTATTTATCTCAGCAATCTTCGCAATCCTCTGTCGCCGCCGGTTCGGTATCTTTATCCACAGAATCACTGCCCGGACATCAGTCCACGGCGACGCGCCCTAGGCGGGCGGTCGCGGCCCAGCCATCCAACAGGATCCGCCAGGCCCCCGGGCTACACACCGTCCAGAAGACGGCGTGAGGTGAGCCGGCGCCACAAGTGCCGAGCACGGACGACAATTCCCAAAGGGAGGCCCAACGGCCTCCCTTTTTTCATGTCCGCGATTTTAAGTTGGGTGTGTGGCCGGCGCGGTAGACTGGCAGCGGCTGCAGTCATTTTTGATCGAGAGGGGCACCATGAAGTCGCGCATCTGGCAGTTGGCAGGTGTTGGTTTGGTTACGTTGAGCATCAGCCTGGGGGCTGTGGCTCAAGGCCCGGATGAGGGGCACGGAGGGCATGGCGGCGACCCGAATGGCGCCACCCCAGGCCGTTCCCCGCTCAACTCGCGCGATGAAGTGCGCCAGACGCAGCCGCCACGTGAAGGCTATTACCAGGATATCCCTCGGCGCAATGGCGATAACCGCCACTGGCAGGGGCGCCCGGACGGTCATGGCAATGGCTGGGGGCCGGGGCCGCAGTATCGTCCAGGGCAGACCATCGACGGCTTCCCTGATCGCTACTGGAAGGTGCCTTACCGTGGGCAGGACTACTTCTACTCGAGTGGCTACTGGTATCGACCGCATGGTGGCCGTTACATCGTCGTGGCACCACCCTATGGCGCAAGGGTTGAGTACCTGCCCTCGTATGCCCGTGAGGTGTGGTTGGGTGGGGCGTTGTTCTTCCTGGTTGCCGATACCTATTACCAGTACCTGGCGGACAGCCGTGAGTACGTGGTGGTCAACCCACCGATGGCTGCACCCGCGCCTGTGCCAGTGGCACCGGTCAGTGGCAGTTACGACGTGGTGGCCTATCCGATGTATGGCCAGGGGCAAGAACAGCAGGACCAGGACCGCTACCAGTGCCATCGCTGGGCGGTGAGCCAGTCTGGGTTCGACCCGGCGACGGCTGCCTACGCACCACCGATCAATGTTGCGGATAGCTATCGGCGGGCGCTGGGGGCCTGTTTCAGCGGGCGTGGATACAGCATCAACTGAAGCTGACGCGCACCTACACCGGGTCCGCGTGCACCATCACATCCGCCTGTGGATAACGCTGGCGGATCACCCTTGATGCCGCCTCGCACAACCCATGGGCATCATGCAGCGCCAGTTCCCCTGGCAGTTCCAGATGCAACTGCACGAACCACTGGTTGCCCGATACCCGTGTACGCAGGTCATGCACCCCCTTCACGCCGGGGATGGCCAGCACCAGGGCGGACATCGCCTCGCCAACCTCGCCGGGCAGCTCCTTGTCCATCAGGATGGCGGTACTTTCTTGCGCGATCTGGAAAGCGCTCCAGAGGATGTAGACAGCAATGCCCAGGCCGAACAAGGCATCCAGTTGCGACCAGCCAAACTGTGTCAGCAGCAGGGCGAGCAGAATGCTGCCATTGAGCAGCAGGTCTGAGCGGTAGTGCAGTGAGTCGGCCCGCACCGCCGTGGAGCCGGTCAGGCGAATGACCTTGTGTTGCAACGCCAGCAGGGCAATGGTCAGCACCAGCGAAAGCAGCATCACTGCGATGCCGACCGTGGTATCGCCCAACGGTTGTGGCGTATGCAGGCGTTCGACCGCCTGCACCCCGATCAACACCGCACTGACCCCGATGAACAGCGCCTGGGCCATGCCAGCCAGGGCCTCGGCCTTGCCGTGGCCGAAGCGGTGGTCGTCATCGGCCGGGCGCAGGGCGTAATGCACGGCGAGCAGATTGAGAAACGAGGCGACGGCGTCCAGTGCCGAATCGGTCAGCCCGGCCAGCAGGCTGACCGAGCCGCTCAGCCACCAGGCCAGCGCCTTGCTCACGACCAGGATGCTGGCCACCGCCAGTGACGCGCGGGTGGCCAGACGCAAGAGGCGCTGGTGTTCAGCCGGGGTGATCATGCTGTGGGTGATGTCCTTGTGCGGGTCAGGCAGCCGGTACCAGTTGGTAGGCCGCCAACTGCTCGACGCTGCCACGGTGCTGGATCAGGCGCGGGTCGTTCAGCGGCAGGCGCTGGCCCAGCTCGCTTTCGAGGATGGCCTGCAACTTGCGGTTGTCGATCTTGCCGTCGGGGCTTACCGCTTCGCGCAGTTTTTCCGGGGCCACCTGGGCTGTGCGGCCACCCGGGTAGTAGATGGCGCCGGTGGCGAAGTCGATGCCGAAGGCGATCAGCCCGGGGATCACGTAGAACAAGATGCCAATGGCATCCATGGCGGCGACCACGGGGTCGATCTTACCGTCGATCTGGCCGCGGCGGTCTGGGTAGAACAGCGTGCCGCAGGCCGTCAGCTGGGTCAGCAAGGTGACGATAAGGGCGCCGCCAATGACGCGGGATGGGATACGCATGTAAATCTCCGAAAGGTATTCAGCAGGGCAAGCGAAGCGCCAGCACCTGAAGCTAAGACCATGA
The sequence above is drawn from the Pseudomonas putida genome and encodes:
- a CDS encoding DUF1820 family protein — encoded protein: MSKREPAIYKVIFLNQGQVFEMYAKQIYQSDLWGFLEIEEFVFGERTQVVVDPSEEKLKSQFEGVIRSFVPMHSIVRIDEVERLGTAKISEAKGGGNVMPFPMPMPEK
- a CDS encoding tetratricopeptide repeat protein, which translates into the protein MNRTGRALTLGCLLLLQPLLALAEGGNSLLIPATGRCTLNVQPEDLANALKACEQTATTGDAQAQFELGEYYYTQTPKDLNKALNWFQKASLQGHAEAQYRLGAMFFRGEGVKANNVQAYILLKMAAVNGAEDALDMADEVTEQMPRDELEHATQVLGQIFRKYLLELQNAEGRTPFSPLP
- the hemL gene encoding glutamate-1-semialdehyde 2,1-aminomutase, with the translated sequence MSRSEALFAAAQKHIPGGVNSPVRAFKSVGGTPLFFKHAEGAYVVDEDDKRYVDYVGSWGPMILGHGHPEVLDSVRKQLEHGLSYGAPTAMETEMADLVCSIVPSMEMVRMVSSGTEATMSAIRLARGYTGRDAIIKFEGCYHGHSDSLLVKAGSGLLTQGVPSSAGVPADFAKHTLTLPFNDIAAVEKTLADVGQTVACIIVEPVAGNMNCVPPAPGFLEGLREQCDKHGVVLIFDEVMTGFRVSLGGAQGHYGITPDLSTFGKIVGGGMPVGCFGGKREIMGCIAPLGPVYQAGTLSGNPLAMAAGLTTLKLISRPGFHAELTDFTSRMLDGLQQRADAAGVPFVTTQAGAMFGLYFSGADDIVTFDDVMASDADRFKRFFHLMLDGGVYLAPSAFEAGFTSIAHGDKELQITLDAAEKAFAALK
- the thiE gene encoding thiamine phosphate synthase codes for the protein MKLRGLYAITDSQLLAGRFLSHVEAALDGGVCLLQYRDKSDDAAQRLREAEALMRLCERYDTQLIINDDAELAARLGVGVHLGQTDGPLTPARALLGRNAIIGSTCHAQLDLARQAASEGASYVAFGRFFNSVTKPGAPAASLDLLEQARAQVKLPIAVIGGVTLDNAAPLVAHGADLLAVIHGLFGTDSAQEVTRRARAFNALFVS
- a CDS encoding hydroxymethylpyrimidine/phosphomethylpyrimidine kinase, yielding MNTYSSRPVVLCLSGHDPSGGAGLQADIEALIAQGCHAAPAVTALTVQDTVNVSDFRVLDREWVLAQANAVLADSTVAAVKLGMLGSLDMVDTVAELLAAHPHLPLVCDPVLRAGGGGRLGKDEVGYAVRERLLPLATIATPNLPEARILAELPDGTADECAEKLLPFCRHLLITGGHGDEDEIHNRLYSRDGQRHTWTCQRLPGSYHGSGCTLASALAGRLALGEALQSAVRSALEYTWRTLRDAEQLGKGQFVPRRLPLDFCS
- a CDS encoding sensor histidine kinase, coding for MRYLLIVLLGLLPVLAGAVDFDDATRHLPLGKAMQVYEDLDGSASIAQVSAPGFVKSFRPHHEDVLNAGYSTSVFWLKIDLRYLPSATATPRQWLLELAYPPLDHLELYLPDSAGTYRLAQRTGDALPYATRQIRQNNYLFELPLPPGQATTVYLRLHSQGSVQAPLALWSAEAYMEDQPTRLYVLGMIYGVLLVMLVYNLFIYLSVRDVSYLYYILYIASFGLYQVSVNGAGVAYFWPDSPWWANASTPLFIGAAGLFGCQFARHFLQLGKISRGFDRLLQLLMLGGGLVMVLAVSMPYGIALRMATVLALLFTVSIFAAGVYAWSRGLRVARWFIIAWSAFLLGGLVNTLMVLGYLPNVFITMYASQLGSALEVALLSLALADRINSLREQQAQTLRETGRTLEQLNLQLARSNRLKDEFLATVTHELRTPMNGVIGSLELMRTLPMDAEMAQYHRTAVGSSQGMMDMVDDILTLSELQGGRLRAQPAPFSLRSMLQGLRAAHAGQALGKGLYLSLDIPADLPDALLGDAQKLTRCLGCLLDNGLKFTDQGGVMLQVRGRRQGPDNLALTFTVSDSGIGFDDLDQATLYQRFYQVDGSMTRRYGGLGIGLSICRQMGELLGARLSHESTRGLGSRFELSLNVEISQVQMSPSILQTRRSL